CTTGGGTCGGAAGTATTCGTTAAACTTAATGTATAACCGCTTCTTCCGTGAAATGCCTGACGAAAATGGATGCAGATGTCCCCTTCAATATTTAAATCTTTTTCAAAATTCTTACGCGTTTTCCAGTCGAAACAGGCTTTCATTGCGTTCTCTACGGCTAAAGTTCCACCCGAAATAAAGAAGGCGTACTGGAGATGCTCCGGAATCGCCACTCTTTCAAAAACTTCCATAAAATCAGCGTATTCTTCGGAATAAACATCCGCCAAAGTCGGTTTGTTAATGGCCATTTTTCCAAGCCAGTCAGTATGCTGTACCAGATACGGGTGATTGTAGCCGATGGACGCCGAAGCAAACATCGAAAACATATCGAGGTAATCTTTTCCTGAAATTTTGTCATGGATCCACGAGCCATGGGATTTTTCAAGATCCATAACGAAGTCGAAACCGTCGGCAAGGATATGGCGCGACAGCGTGGCTTTTACTTTGTTGGTAATTTCAGGATGTGATTCGATTGAAGCATTCATATTGATAAGTTTGATTTTGAGGTTAAATTTGATGAGATTAGGTTAAGGCTGAGTTTTACACCGCGTCCACTTCATTTTCTTTCTTTCCGCTAAGGTCGAATTTAATTCCTTGTGCAAGTGGCAATGCGGTGCTGTAATTGATGGTATTGGTCTGGCGTCTCATATAATATTTCCAGACATCGGAGCCTGATTCCCTGCCGCCGCCTGTTTCCTTTTCTCCACCGAAAGCGCCACCGATTTCCGCACCGGAAGTTCCGATATTCACGTTTGCAATGCCACAGTCGGAGCCGGCGTGAGAAAGAAAGAGTTCGGCTTCGCGAAGATTTTGCGTCATAATCGCAGAAGAAAGCCCCTGAGGAACGTCGTTCTGCATTGCGATGGCTTCATCCAAAGTTCTGTATTTCATTAAATATAAAATCGGTGCAAAGGTCTCGTTCTGCACGATTTCGTAAGAATTTTCCACTTCGGCAATGCACGGTTTTACGTAGCAGCCCGATTTGTAATCTTTCCCCGAAAGCACTTCACCTTCTACCACAAACGTACCGCCTTCTTTTTTGCATTTTTCTATTGCAGCTTCGTACTGTTTTACTGCATCAACGTCTATTAGGGGGCCAACGTGATTTTTTTCGTCCAAAGGATTTCCTATTTTCAATTGACCATACGCCTGTACCAGGCGGTTTTTCACTTCATCATAAACACTTTCGTGAATGATGAGTCTTCTGGTGGATGTACATCTTTGCCCTGCAGTTCCTACGGCTCCGAATACCGCACCGATAACCGACATGTCCAGATCTGCATTTTCAGTGATGATGATCGCGTTGTTTCCGCCCAGTTCAAGAATAGATT
The sequence above is a segment of the Chryseobacterium taklimakanense genome. Coding sequences within it:
- the amaB gene encoding L-piperidine-6-carboxylate dehydrogenase, whose product is MAKKDKDFGIEKSLKKLGIKSENKGVSSGGKYFAGGSVIESYSPTDGNLIAKVKSGNEEDYEKVVETAKQAFLEFRQMPAPKRGELVRQFGMKLREYKEDLGKLVSYEMGKSLQEGLGEVQEMIDICDFAVGLSRQLHGYTMHSERPLHRMYEQYHPLGIVGIISAFNFPVAVWSWNTALSWICGNVTIWKPSEKTPLCAIACQNIIAEVLKENNLPLGISGMIVGDHTIGEKMVADRNVALVSFTGSTRVGRIVGVKVAERFGKSILELGGNNAIIITENADLDMSVIGAVFGAVGTAGQRCTSTRRLIIHESVYDEVKNRLVQAYGQLKIGNPLDEKNHVGPLIDVDAVKQYEAAIEKCKKEGGTFVVEGEVLSGKDYKSGCYVKPCIAEVENSYEIVQNETFAPILYLMKYRTLDEAIAMQNDVPQGLSSAIMTQNLREAELFLSHAGSDCGIANVNIGTSGAEIGGAFGGEKETGGGRESGSDVWKYYMRRQTNTINYSTALPLAQGIKFDLSGKKENEVDAV